The proteins below come from a single Corynebacterium glyciniphilum AJ 3170 genomic window:
- the yajC gene encoding preprotein translocase subunit YajC gives MEIFLLILIVVVFLGLPVMSMRKQSKQINEIKSFQSQLEPGMIVQMTSGIHARIAEVGTTTVDVELAPGVTTTWDRSAVLKLVETPDTVDADDTEGADAAEQVDESTFEDFDTVAPFEDQAEGTRDERDSGDADRPDSGDTPRS, from the coding sequence ATGGAAATTTTCCTTCTCATTCTCATCGTCGTGGTCTTTCTCGGTCTGCCGGTCATGTCGATGCGCAAGCAGTCCAAGCAGATCAACGAGATCAAGTCGTTTCAGTCGCAGCTTGAGCCCGGCATGATCGTTCAGATGACCTCCGGCATCCACGCGCGTATCGCTGAGGTGGGTACCACGACGGTCGACGTAGAGCTGGCGCCCGGTGTCACGACGACATGGGACCGTAGCGCAGTGTTGAAGCTGGTGGAGACCCCCGACACCGTCGACGCGGACGATACGGAGGGCGCCGACGCCGCGGAGCAGGTCGACGAGTCGACCTTCGAGGATTTCGACACCGTCGCACCGTTTGAAGACCAGGCCGAAGGGACCCGCGACGAGCGCGACAGCGGAGATGCTGACCGGCCGGATTCCGGGGACACGCCGAGGTCCTGA
- a CDS encoding RelA/SpoT family protein yields the protein MTNEKNSLWMAARIARSLTGKSKINPVLGPLIAVHRRYHPKADVEILNQAYTTAERLHAGVVRKSGEPYITHPLAVATIAAEIGMDTTTLVAALLHDTVEDTDYSLDDLTRDFGAEVTLLVDGVTKLDKVALGSAAEAETIRKMIVAMAHDPRVLVIKVADRLHNMRTMRFLPPEKQAKKARQTLEVIAPLAHRLGMATIKWELEDLSFAILYPKKYEEIVRLVADRAPKRDQYLAKVINEIQSTLRDSHITAEVVGRPKHYWSIYQKMIVRGRDFDEIFDLVGIRILVDEIRDCYAAVGAVHSQYQPMPGRFKDYISQPRFDVYRSLHTTVIGPDAKVLEVQIRTHEMHYQAEYGIAAHWRYKETKGSHKGDAAEVDQMAWMRQLLDWQKEAADPNEFLDSLRYDLSTNQIFVFTPRGDAVTLPTDATPVDFAYAVHTEVGHRCIGAKVNGKLVALESPLKTGDKVEIFTSKDAAAGPSKDWEKFVVSPRARNRIRAWFNKERREETLEKGKDALAAEAQRTGIPLQRLVTASALRTVATQLSRDSVDDLYDAIGKGGVTAGHVVHMLQDIYQGDADEDDSPVTPAPAVRRTTPQQSVQSGRGDGSGILVQGNSDFSAKLAKCCTPVPGDEIFGFITKGGGVSVHRTDCTNAEKLHSEPDRLIDVAWASDVRDAVFVVTLQIEGLDRTGLLSEVTRVVSEQKVPIIATSTHVAEDRVAMCRFTFEVSDTKQLGYLMNQLRNVEGVYDVYRVTTGG from the coding sequence ATGACGAACGAGAAGAACTCGCTGTGGATGGCCGCGCGTATTGCGCGCAGTCTCACCGGCAAGAGCAAGATCAATCCGGTCCTCGGCCCGTTGATCGCCGTGCACCGGCGTTACCACCCGAAAGCGGACGTCGAGATCCTGAATCAGGCGTACACGACGGCTGAGCGTCTGCATGCCGGAGTCGTACGCAAGTCCGGGGAGCCGTACATCACCCACCCGTTGGCGGTCGCGACCATCGCGGCCGAGATCGGCATGGACACCACCACGCTGGTGGCAGCGCTGCTTCACGATACCGTCGAGGACACTGACTATTCCCTGGATGACCTCACCCGGGACTTCGGCGCCGAGGTCACGCTGCTGGTTGACGGTGTCACCAAACTGGACAAGGTCGCTCTCGGCTCTGCGGCCGAGGCGGAGACCATCCGCAAGATGATCGTCGCCATGGCCCATGACCCGCGGGTCCTGGTGATCAAGGTTGCTGACCGTCTGCACAATATGCGCACGATGCGTTTTCTCCCGCCTGAGAAGCAGGCGAAGAAGGCGCGGCAGACCCTGGAGGTCATCGCCCCGCTCGCTCACCGGCTGGGCATGGCGACAATCAAGTGGGAGCTCGAGGATCTGTCTTTCGCGATCCTCTACCCGAAGAAGTACGAGGAGATCGTCCGTCTCGTCGCTGACCGTGCCCCGAAGCGCGACCAGTATCTGGCCAAGGTCATCAACGAGATCCAGTCCACGTTGCGTGATTCGCATATCACCGCCGAAGTTGTGGGGCGTCCGAAACACTACTGGTCGATCTACCAGAAGATGATCGTGCGTGGCCGCGACTTCGACGAGATCTTCGACCTCGTGGGTATCCGCATCCTTGTCGATGAGATCCGGGACTGCTACGCGGCCGTCGGTGCTGTCCATTCCCAGTACCAGCCGATGCCGGGCAGGTTCAAGGACTACATCTCCCAGCCTCGTTTCGATGTCTACCGGTCACTGCACACCACAGTGATCGGGCCGGACGCCAAGGTTCTTGAGGTGCAGATCCGCACCCATGAGATGCACTACCAGGCTGAGTACGGCATCGCGGCACACTGGCGCTACAAGGAGACCAAGGGGTCCCACAAGGGCGATGCCGCTGAGGTCGATCAGATGGCCTGGATGCGGCAGTTGTTGGACTGGCAGAAGGAGGCCGCGGACCCCAACGAGTTCCTTGATTCCCTGCGCTACGACCTGTCGACCAACCAGATCTTCGTGTTCACGCCCCGTGGCGACGCAGTGACCCTTCCGACAGACGCCACACCGGTCGACTTCGCCTACGCGGTGCACACCGAGGTCGGGCATCGCTGCATCGGTGCCAAGGTCAACGGTAAGTTGGTTGCGCTGGAGTCCCCGTTGAAGACGGGGGACAAGGTGGAGATCTTTACGTCGAAGGACGCCGCCGCCGGCCCGTCCAAGGACTGGGAGAAGTTCGTTGTGTCGCCGCGGGCACGCAACAGGATCCGTGCGTGGTTCAACAAGGAACGCCGCGAGGAGACCCTGGAGAAGGGCAAGGACGCGCTGGCCGCGGAGGCGCAACGCACCGGCATCCCGTTGCAGAGGCTCGTGACGGCATCGGCCCTGCGGACTGTCGCGACCCAGTTGTCACGGGACTCGGTGGATGACCTCTACGACGCGATCGGCAAGGGGGGTGTCACCGCCGGGCACGTCGTGCACATGCTGCAGGACATCTACCAGGGAGACGCGGACGAGGACGACTCGCCGGTCACACCCGCACCGGCGGTACGCCGCACCACACCCCAGCAGTCGGTGCAGTCCGGTCGAGGTGACGGCTCGGGCATCCTGGTGCAGGGGAACTCGGACTTCTCGGCGAAACTGGCCAAGTGCTGTACTCCGGTGCCCGGCGACGAAATCTTCGGTTTCATCACCAAGGGTGGCGGGGTGTCGGTGCACCGCACGGACTGCACCAACGCTGAGAAGCTGCACTCCGAGCCCGACCGGCTCATTGACGTGGCCTGGGCCTCCGACGTCCGCGATGCGGTATTCGTGGTCACGTTGCAGATCGAGGGGCTTGACCGTACTGGATTGCTCAGTGAGGTTACCCGGGTGGTCAGCGAGCAGAAGGTTCCGATCATCGCGACGAGTACCCACGTCGCCGAGGACCGGGTGGCCATGTGCCGGTTCACCTTCGAGGTCTCCGACACCAAGCAGCTGGGCTATCTGATGAACCAACTGCGCAATGTAGAGGGCGTCTATGACGTTTACCGGGTCACGACAGGGGGCTGA
- the ruvA gene encoding Holliday junction branch migration protein RuvA codes for MIASLRGTVIDKGLDSVVIECAGVGYLCQATAPTLATLPRGEEVFVLTTMVVREDSQTLFAFPDAASREVFGLLQSVSGVGARLAMGVMSVLSPAELSRAVADGDVKALQRAPGVGKRLAERMAVDLKGKLDGFADALVGGVVSPEDGQRTPAHGESTQQVVEALTGLGFPERDAEKALLELGDTDGLDTAAVLRQALARLGGRR; via the coding sequence GTGATTGCTTCGTTGAGGGGCACCGTCATCGACAAAGGGCTCGATTCTGTCGTGATCGAGTGCGCCGGTGTCGGCTACCTGTGTCAGGCCACCGCGCCGACGTTGGCCACACTTCCGCGCGGTGAGGAGGTATTCGTGCTCACCACGATGGTTGTGCGCGAGGATTCTCAGACATTGTTCGCTTTCCCGGACGCCGCCTCACGCGAGGTTTTCGGACTTCTTCAGTCTGTGTCCGGAGTGGGCGCAAGGCTGGCGATGGGTGTGATGTCTGTGTTGAGCCCGGCAGAGCTTTCCCGTGCCGTGGCGGACGGTGACGTCAAGGCTCTTCAGCGTGCCCCCGGAGTCGGCAAGAGGCTCGCCGAGAGAATGGCGGTTGACCTCAAGGGCAAGCTCGACGGATTCGCGGATGCGCTTGTAGGGGGAGTTGTCTCCCCGGAGGACGGACAGCGGACACCTGCCCACGGGGAATCGACCCAACAGGTGGTCGAGGCATTGACGGGCCTCGGTTTTCCTGAACGTGATGCGGAGAAGGCCCTGCTTGAACTGGGTGATACCGACGGACTCGACACGGCGGCGGTGCTGCGCCAGGCCCTGGCACGGCTCGGTGGGCGACGGTAA
- a CDS encoding adenine phosphoribosyltransferase, which yields MSAYPDARSALAAKTRLVPDFPSDGIMFQDLTPVLADGEAFRTIVTEMAEVCHTLDVDVVAGLDARGFLLGSAVALELGVGVLALRKAGKLPPPVIRQEYDLEYGTAALEIPSEGLDLHERRVLLVDDVLATGGTLVAARALLENAGARVVGVAVALEVQELEGAKRLGDLPLYVVSRGQ from the coding sequence ATGAGCGCGTACCCCGATGCCCGGTCTGCGTTGGCAGCGAAAACCCGACTGGTTCCGGATTTTCCGAGTGACGGCATCATGTTCCAGGACCTCACACCGGTGCTGGCCGACGGTGAGGCGTTCCGGACGATCGTGACCGAAATGGCGGAGGTCTGCCATACTCTCGACGTCGACGTCGTCGCAGGTCTGGACGCCCGCGGGTTTCTTCTGGGATCTGCGGTGGCCTTGGAACTCGGTGTCGGCGTTCTGGCGCTACGGAAAGCAGGCAAGTTGCCGCCACCGGTGATCCGGCAGGAATACGACCTGGAGTACGGCACCGCTGCACTGGAGATACCCTCCGAGGGGCTTGATCTCCATGAACGACGGGTCCTCCTCGTCGACGACGTGCTGGCCACCGGCGGTACCCTGGTGGCCGCACGGGCCCTCCTGGAGAATGCGGGAGCGCGGGTTGTGGGCGTCGCCGTAGCCCTGGAAGTGCAGGAACTTGAGGGAGCGAAACGTTTGGGGGACCTCCCGTTGTACGTGGTTTCCCGCGGACAGTAG
- the ruvB gene encoding Holliday junction branch migration DNA helicase RuvB — translation MSDIERTEFDTGPAPSVQAQGLPGGDLSPTPQPGEGDAELSLRPRSLHEFIGQPKVRSQLELVLGGAKARGVSPDHVLLAGPPGLGKTTMAMIIAQELGSSVRMTSGPALERAGDLAAMLSNLIEGDVLFIDEIHRMARPAEEMLYMAMEDFRIDVIVGKGPGATSIPIELPQFTLVGATTRAGMLTGPLRDRFGFTAQMEFYDTPDLTRVVTRAAGILGVSVTDDAAVEIASRSRGTPRIANRLLRRVRDYAEVEGDGIITVEVARSALEIFDVDERGLDRLDRAVLDALVRGHNGGPVGVNTLAVAVGEEPSTVEEVCEPYLVRAGMVSRTPRGRTATPAAWQHLGLEQPADR, via the coding sequence ATGAGTGATATCGAGCGCACCGAATTCGATACCGGTCCCGCGCCGTCAGTACAGGCGCAGGGCCTCCCCGGGGGCGACCTTTCGCCGACCCCGCAGCCAGGGGAGGGGGATGCAGAGCTGTCGCTTCGGCCCCGTTCGCTCCATGAGTTCATCGGTCAGCCCAAGGTGCGCAGTCAGCTCGAGCTGGTTCTCGGTGGTGCCAAGGCACGCGGCGTATCACCGGATCACGTCCTTCTGGCAGGTCCTCCAGGGCTGGGCAAGACCACCATGGCGATGATCATCGCCCAGGAACTCGGTTCTTCGGTCAGGATGACGTCGGGACCGGCGCTGGAACGTGCCGGCGACCTGGCGGCGATGCTGTCCAACCTCATCGAGGGTGACGTCCTGTTCATCGATGAGATTCACCGGATGGCGCGCCCGGCCGAAGAAATGCTCTATATGGCGATGGAGGACTTCCGGATCGACGTGATTGTCGGTAAAGGCCCCGGAGCGACGTCGATACCCATCGAATTGCCGCAGTTCACTCTCGTGGGGGCGACAACAAGGGCGGGGATGCTCACCGGGCCGCTGCGTGACCGTTTCGGGTTCACCGCACAGATGGAATTCTACGACACCCCTGATCTCACCCGCGTCGTGACGCGTGCCGCGGGAATCCTCGGTGTGTCCGTCACCGACGACGCAGCGGTCGAGATCGCCTCCCGTTCCCGGGGAACGCCGCGTATCGCCAACCGCCTGCTGAGACGCGTGCGGGACTACGCGGAGGTTGAGGGGGACGGCATCATCACGGTGGAGGTCGCGCGGTCGGCCTTGGAGATTTTCGACGTCGATGAACGAGGTCTCGACAGACTCGACCGCGCGGTCCTTGACGCGCTGGTGCGGGGCCACAACGGAGGCCCAGTGGGCGTCAACACCTTGGCGGTTGCCGTAGGAGAGGAACCGTCCACCGTCGAGGAGGTGTGCGAACCCTACCTCGTCCGGGCGGGAATGGTCTCCCGGACGCCGCGTGGACGGACCGCTACCCCTGCTGCCTGGCAGCACCTCGGCCTCGAGCAACCGGCTGATAGGTGA
- the ruvC gene encoding crossover junction endodeoxyribonuclease RuvC yields the protein MGIDPGLTRCGLSVVRAGQGRSVVPVAVGVVRTPADEALPLRLRRLSDAVESWMDDYRPDVVAIERVFERGNVSTVMNTAHAVGVLMLSAARRDLPVHQYTPSEVKKAVSGNGRADKRQMTNMITRILGLSEPPKPADAADALALAVCHCWRSPFSTLVSERKSSL from the coding sequence ATGGGTATCGATCCAGGCCTCACCCGGTGTGGCCTGTCTGTTGTGCGCGCGGGCCAGGGACGTTCGGTCGTTCCGGTGGCTGTCGGTGTCGTGCGCACCCCGGCAGATGAGGCTCTCCCGTTGCGTCTGCGACGTCTTTCGGACGCGGTGGAGAGCTGGATGGACGACTATCGCCCGGATGTCGTCGCCATTGAACGGGTCTTCGAACGGGGCAATGTGTCCACCGTGATGAATACCGCGCACGCGGTGGGGGTGCTGATGCTCAGTGCAGCGCGACGCGATCTTCCAGTCCACCAGTACACTCCCAGTGAAGTGAAGAAGGCGGTCTCCGGAAACGGTCGGGCCGACAAGCGCCAGATGACCAACATGATCACCCGTATCCTCGGGTTGTCGGAACCGCCGAAACCGGCGGACGCGGCAGATGCGCTGGCCCTGGCTGTGTGCCACTGCTGGCGGTCCCCGTTTTCTACGCTGGTCTCAGAGAGGAAAAGTTCACTGTGA
- the secF gene encoding protein translocase subunit SecF, whose translation MNATTESKPAGFFEKMYNGESNFAFVAKRRRWYWIYALLTLLCFLVIALKGFTLGIDLEGGTKLTMPPANGATETSVTQVVEDATGITPQSVQTVGTGNSQNIEVASERLSDDQIREARVALYDEFQPADQTGQPSPDAISDSTVSESWGQSVTQRMIIGMGVFLLIVFVYITIRMERDMAISAIVTLLLDGVFVAGIYSLVGFEVSPATIIGLLTILAYSLYDTVIVFDKVHENTQDVLSSTRSTYGEQVNLAVNQTVMRSLNTSLFSVVPIASLLVVAVWLMGVGTLKDLALVQFVGVIAGTFSSIYFSAPLLVTLKSRQKKMVEHDRKVARARELASDRGTTPTAPEGTEGPAESLATDSAIDSDGSERRTVTLPRRTRDSDGEHNGAYGPDGVNGVNGEDRGRTWRPGM comes from the coding sequence ATGAACGCGACGACCGAATCAAAGCCCGCCGGCTTCTTCGAGAAGATGTACAACGGCGAAAGCAACTTCGCCTTCGTGGCCAAACGCCGCCGTTGGTACTGGATCTATGCGCTGTTGACCTTGCTGTGTTTCCTGGTCATCGCCCTGAAGGGCTTCACCCTGGGGATCGACCTCGAGGGCGGCACCAAACTGACGATGCCTCCGGCGAACGGAGCAACCGAGACGTCGGTTACCCAGGTGGTCGAGGACGCCACGGGGATCACCCCACAGTCGGTGCAGACGGTGGGAACCGGCAATAGCCAGAACATCGAAGTCGCCTCGGAGCGGTTGTCGGACGACCAGATCCGCGAAGCCCGTGTTGCCCTCTACGACGAATTCCAGCCGGCCGATCAGACGGGGCAACCCAGCCCGGACGCGATCAGTGACTCCACCGTCTCGGAATCGTGGGGCCAGTCGGTCACTCAGCGCATGATCATCGGCATGGGGGTGTTCCTGCTCATCGTGTTCGTGTACATCACGATTCGTATGGAGCGGGACATGGCGATCTCCGCCATCGTCACCCTGTTGTTGGACGGTGTCTTCGTCGCTGGTATCTATTCGCTGGTCGGTTTCGAGGTGTCGCCGGCAACGATCATCGGTCTGTTGACGATCCTGGCGTACTCCCTGTACGACACAGTGATCGTGTTTGACAAGGTCCACGAGAATACCCAGGACGTCTTGAGTTCGACGCGGTCAACGTACGGCGAACAGGTCAATCTCGCGGTCAATCAGACCGTGATGAGGTCGCTGAATACCTCACTGTTCTCCGTGGTCCCCATTGCCTCGCTGCTTGTCGTAGCCGTCTGGCTGATGGGCGTCGGTACTCTCAAGGACCTCGCACTGGTGCAGTTCGTCGGCGTGATCGCCGGAACATTCAGCTCCATCTACTTCTCCGCACCGTTGCTCGTCACCCTGAAGAGTCGACAGAAGAAGATGGTCGAGCACGACCGCAAGGTCGCCCGCGCACGAGAGCTCGCCAGCGACAGAGGAACCACGCCGACGGCTCCCGAGGGCACTGAGGGTCCTGCAGAGAGTCTCGCGACCGATTCCGCGATCGACAGTGACGGTTCTGAGCGACGGACGGTGACGTTGCCCCGACGCACCCGGGATTCCGACGGAGAGCACAACGGTGCCTACGGTCCAGACGGCGTAAACGGTGTCAACGGCGAGGACAGGGGCCGCACCTGGCGGCCCGGTATGTAG
- a CDS encoding periplasmic substrate-binding domain-containing protein, producing the protein MTHRFRRPAVLLTATALTFGVVACTSDDGAEDAADPLFGYALPRPIVTLNAASALGAATDAAKVSARLYPGAYLTGPDGRLLPNTDLVTATPSADNGDVVDYRISESATYSDGAPVVCDDFLLTWVAAKYPALFSSDLGLTERVKDINCDAGDRDFSIEFDRGMGSRYRELFSVGEVLPSHTVGQRAGVDNVVEAIDSGNSDQLAALGQAWSSTFTVAETDPAEVPTYGPFRVSSRGEDGSLVLTVNPEWAGVRPGLDEVVMWSGPGAGIDGPDFEQLAADYQLYVADIPPETDPVAAGLAVPSDTSGSPGSSGSSDTPSDTETTEPSDTSDSPNSGDADDEGIRAGADETAPDLSDADDVSGRFAVTRDSGTRVDSLTLADSGIFESPENRQAFARCVDRQAMAQAVESESGIAVDQAPFRTIAPGAQTGENLGDVAARNNNTDTAPTSERLGGSTIRVGYFADVARYAAMVDTLVDSCAAADVTVEPVPLTVDDFGELGSDYDILLETRSAFGQNPEVSFPASSGASGTATVRQLRDAENTLADATSTVPLTAEPRSVAVDRGLSNVVDNPGETGMSWNMDRWVSPDFPTSTAPSATTAEDTP; encoded by the coding sequence ATGACGCATCGATTCCGCCGTCCGGCGGTCTTGCTCACAGCGACGGCACTCACTTTCGGGGTGGTCGCCTGCACCTCTGACGACGGAGCGGAGGACGCGGCCGACCCCTTGTTCGGGTACGCCCTTCCTCGCCCGATCGTCACCCTGAATGCCGCAAGTGCGTTGGGGGCGGCAACGGATGCTGCGAAGGTGTCTGCGCGCCTCTACCCGGGTGCCTACCTCACCGGTCCCGACGGTCGTCTGCTGCCGAACACCGACCTGGTAACCGCGACTCCGTCCGCGGACAACGGTGATGTCGTCGACTACCGCATCAGCGAGTCGGCCACCTATTCGGACGGCGCCCCGGTGGTATGTGATGATTTCCTGTTGACCTGGGTCGCTGCCAAGTACCCCGCCCTGTTCTCGTCGGACCTCGGTCTCACGGAACGGGTAAAGGACATTAACTGTGATGCTGGCGACCGTGACTTCAGCATCGAATTCGACCGGGGGATGGGGAGCCGCTACCGGGAGCTCTTCAGCGTGGGTGAGGTCCTTCCTTCACACACCGTCGGTCAACGTGCCGGGGTGGACAATGTCGTGGAGGCGATCGATTCGGGTAACTCCGACCAGCTGGCTGCTCTCGGACAGGCGTGGTCGTCCACATTCACCGTCGCCGAGACTGACCCTGCCGAGGTCCCCACGTACGGCCCGTTCCGCGTGTCGTCACGAGGGGAAGACGGGTCGCTGGTCCTGACCGTCAACCCGGAGTGGGCAGGCGTGCGCCCGGGGCTGGACGAGGTCGTGATGTGGTCAGGACCGGGCGCCGGCATCGACGGGCCGGACTTCGAACAACTCGCGGCCGACTACCAGCTGTATGTCGCCGACATCCCCCCGGAAACCGATCCGGTGGCAGCAGGGCTTGCAGTGCCGTCGGATACATCGGGCTCGCCGGGCTCATCGGGTTCGTCGGACACCCCGTCGGACACCGAAACAACGGAACCGTCCGACACGTCCGACAGCCCCAACAGCGGCGACGCTGACGACGAAGGAATCCGGGCAGGAGCGGATGAAACCGCTCCGGACCTGTCTGATGCCGACGACGTGTCGGGCCGTTTTGCCGTCACCCGGGACTCCGGGACACGCGTGGACAGCTTGACTCTCGCCGACTCCGGGATCTTCGAATCACCTGAGAACCGGCAGGCGTTCGCCCGCTGCGTTGACCGTCAGGCAATGGCGCAGGCTGTCGAATCCGAGTCAGGCATCGCGGTCGATCAGGCTCCGTTCCGCACCATCGCTCCCGGAGCACAGACAGGGGAGAACCTGGGTGATGTCGCGGCACGCAACAACAACACCGACACCGCGCCGACCTCCGAGAGGCTCGGTGGATCGACGATCAGGGTGGGATACTTTGCCGATGTTGCGCGGTACGCCGCCATGGTGGACACCTTGGTCGACTCATGCGCTGCCGCCGACGTGACCGTGGAACCGGTGCCCCTGACCGTCGACGACTTCGGAGAACTCGGCTCCGACTATGACATCCTCCTGGAGACCCGGTCTGCTTTCGGGCAGAATCCCGAGGTCTCATTCCCCGCATCGTCGGGCGCATCGGGGACAGCGACGGTCAGGCAACTCCGCGACGCCGAAAACACCTTGGCAGACGCCACCTCCACCGTGCCGTTGACCGCTGAACCGCGGTCCGTTGCCGTGGATCGGGGGCTGTCCAACGTCGTTGACAATCCGGGCGAGACCGGAATGAGCTGGAACATGGACCGGTGGGTGTCCCCGGATTTCCCGACGTCCACCGCACCGTCCGCGACTACCGCAGAGGACACACCATGA
- the secD gene encoding protein translocase subunit SecD encodes MSSQGSTAARARTWPKKALLLFIAVVVIIYGLVFLTGDKSPTPKLGIDLQGGTRVTLVPQGEQPTSDQLNQARRILENRVNGMGVSGAQVVSDGDTLVISVPGEDSSEARTLGQTSQLLFRPVMEGGMPEDGLEDVLTEMADRWVSTGILTTEEANGKLDDAAATLEQMGMDPAGDDLSVSTDEPAEPANSIEEADRRQETTDVLREDRQSEDTNTQIAASFLMTCSDGVDPLAGADDPARPLVSCSEGQPILLEPAPLLNGQEDEENGTRLTGDMIDTDSQIFGGLDSESGQIKITFRFKTGEATPGGETWQRIGQEYAQKQVAITLDSQVLSAPVMQSPTPPGRDSEITGDFTESEASDLANNLRYGALPLSFTGENGEQGGTAETISPTMGTASLQAGLIAGLVGLILVAIWSLIYYRGFGVVAVFSLVASGLLIYGALILLGRWIDYSLDLAGIAGLIIGIGTTADSFVVYFERIKDVIQQGHSFRSAVPRAWKRARTTIITGNVVSIVASLVLYFVAVGDVKGFAFTLGLSTVFDVVIAFLVTAPLVILMSRSEKFASPKLNGLRSAFRSAERRRADEHATAGSLPESNPEGGISPSTDTGKDQ; translated from the coding sequence GTGAGTTCACAGGGCTCAACGGCCGCGCGGGCCAGAACGTGGCCGAAGAAGGCACTTCTGCTCTTCATCGCCGTCGTGGTCATCATCTACGGCCTCGTTTTCCTCACCGGAGACAAGAGCCCCACGCCGAAGCTGGGCATTGATCTCCAGGGAGGCACCCGTGTCACCCTGGTTCCTCAGGGTGAGCAACCCACCAGTGACCAGCTCAACCAGGCTCGTCGGATTCTGGAGAACCGCGTCAACGGCATGGGCGTGAGCGGTGCACAGGTGGTTTCTGACGGTGACACGCTGGTCATCAGCGTCCCCGGCGAGGATTCCTCGGAAGCCCGGACGCTGGGCCAGACCTCGCAACTGCTGTTCCGCCCGGTGATGGAGGGCGGAATGCCCGAGGACGGTCTCGAGGATGTCCTCACCGAGATGGCCGACCGTTGGGTGAGCACGGGCATCCTCACCACGGAGGAAGCGAACGGCAAGCTGGACGACGCTGCTGCCACGCTCGAGCAGATGGGGATGGATCCCGCTGGCGATGACCTGAGTGTCAGCACAGATGAGCCGGCAGAACCGGCGAACTCGATCGAGGAGGCTGACCGTCGTCAAGAGACCACAGACGTTCTCCGTGAGGACCGGCAGTCCGAGGACACCAACACCCAGATCGCCGCGTCGTTCCTGATGACGTGTTCCGACGGCGTCGACCCCCTCGCGGGCGCCGATGACCCGGCTCGTCCACTGGTCAGTTGCAGCGAGGGGCAGCCGATCCTGCTGGAACCGGCACCGTTGCTCAACGGCCAGGAGGATGAGGAGAACGGGACGCGCCTGACCGGCGATATGATTGACACCGATTCCCAGATCTTCGGCGGGCTCGATTCGGAGTCCGGCCAGATCAAAATCACCTTCCGCTTCAAGACGGGGGAGGCAACCCCGGGTGGTGAGACCTGGCAGCGCATCGGTCAGGAGTACGCACAGAAGCAGGTCGCGATCACCCTCGACAGCCAGGTTCTTTCCGCACCAGTGATGCAGTCGCCGACGCCTCCTGGCCGTGACTCCGAGATCACCGGTGACTTCACCGAGAGTGAAGCCTCTGATCTCGCCAACAACCTGCGCTACGGTGCCCTCCCGTTGAGCTTCACCGGCGAAAACGGCGAGCAGGGCGGCACGGCCGAGACCATTTCGCCGACAATGGGCACCGCTTCGCTTCAGGCCGGACTGATCGCCGGGCTTGTCGGCCTGATCCTCGTGGCGATCTGGTCACTGATCTACTACCGGGGATTCGGTGTGGTCGCGGTGTTCTCCCTGGTGGCTTCAGGGTTGCTGATCTACGGGGCGTTGATCCTGCTCGGCCGATGGATCGACTACAGCCTGGATCTGGCTGGTATCGCCGGCCTGATCATCGGTATCGGTACCACCGCAGACTCGTTTGTCGTGTACTTCGAGCGAATAAAGGATGTCATCCAGCAGGGTCACAGTTTCCGGTCTGCGGTCCCGAGGGCGTGGAAGCGCGCCCGGACGACGATCATCACCGGTAACGTCGTGTCGATCGTCGCCTCGCTGGTCCTGTACTTCGTCGCAGTGGGCGATGTCAAGGGCTTCGCCTTCACACTGGGGCTGTCCACCGTCTTCGACGTAGTCATCGCCTTCCTGGTGACGGCGCCGCTGGTGATCCTGATGTCTCGTTCGGAGAAGTTCGCATCTCCCAAACTGAACGGCCTGCGCTCGGCCTTCCGCTCCGCGGAACGTCGTCGTGCCGACGAGCATGCCACGGCAGGTTCCTTGCCGGAGAGCAACCCCGAGGGCGGCATCTCGCCCTCCACTGACACCGGAAAGGACCAGTGA